One genomic region from Sphingobacterium multivorum encodes:
- the dapB gene encoding 4-hydroxy-tetrahydrodipicolinate reductase, protein MNIILLGYGKMGQIIERYALKRGHQIFLVVDEHNRPNLTADDIKGADVAIDFSVPSAALDNMNLCLEAGVPIVVGTTGWYDHLEDVKVKCLDADGSILYGSNFSIGVNVFFHINRMLAKALQPYKQYDVQVEEIHHIHKLDAPSGTAITIAEGILDNSDVKTNWVNTVVGEQDEIIPKPQELLIESHRIEEVPGTHTVLYSSEVDQIEFKHTAHSRDGFALGAVVAAEWLNGKRGFYQVTEIFDFNK, encoded by the coding sequence ATGAACATCATTCTCTTGGGATATGGCAAAATGGGGCAGATTATCGAACGATATGCACTAAAAAGAGGCCATCAAATTTTTTTAGTTGTCGATGAACATAATCGTCCTAACCTGACTGCTGATGATATTAAAGGTGCTGATGTCGCAATTGACTTTAGTGTACCTTCTGCAGCACTGGATAATATGAATCTTTGCCTTGAAGCAGGGGTGCCTATTGTAGTAGGAACAACTGGTTGGTATGATCACCTGGAGGATGTTAAGGTGAAGTGTTTGGATGCTGATGGTTCTATTTTGTATGGCTCCAACTTCTCTATCGGAGTGAATGTATTCTTCCATATCAATAGAATGTTGGCGAAGGCATTGCAACCTTATAAACAATATGATGTTCAGGTAGAGGAAATACACCACATTCACAAGTTGGATGCACCAAGTGGTACAGCAATTACGATTGCTGAGGGCATATTGGACAATAGCGATGTGAAAACCAATTGGGTAAATACTGTTGTTGGTGAACAGGATGAGATTATTCCAAAACCGCAGGAACTTTTAATAGAAAGTCATCGAATTGAAGAAGTTCCAGGAACACATACCGTGCTTTATAGTTCTGAGGTTGATCAAATAGAGTTTAAGCATACTGCACATAGCCGGGATGGATTTGCTTTAGGGGCTGTAGTTGCTGCTGAATGGTTGAATGGCAAAAGAGGTTTCTATCAAGTTACGGAAATTTTTGATTTTAATAAATAG